A stretch of the Panicum virgatum strain AP13 chromosome 9N, P.virgatum_v5, whole genome shotgun sequence genome encodes the following:
- the LOC120689625 gene encoding ABC transporter C family member 10-like isoform X1 — MGSLTSSWMMNLCGSPICSRQAAVSCAWKEAFDSSTCLNHLLVAGIAALLVVILALQLLVRIPKSRASTGQLIALGSPLHLAAVVFDGCLGLVYLCLGLWMLWSSSFNQGTSVYLPHWWLVNLAQGFSLILVSFAFSIRGRVLGPAFVRFWSVFLTTYAAYICCSSVVYMLVDKAVTMKACLDVLFLPAALLFLVYGIWHIKDDGYERIENTLCKPLNTETVAEATDFEGHVTPFADAGFFSTISFWWLNPLMKMGYEKPLEEKDLPLLGTTDQAYNQYLMFVEKLNSKKQLHPHGTPSIFWTIISCHKSGIIVSGFFALLKVLTLSSGPVLLKAFINVSLGKGTFKYEGYVLAAALFFSKCCESLSERQWFFRARRLGLQVRSLLSAAIYKKQQRLSNSAKMKHSSGEIMNYITVDAYRIGEFPYWFHQSWTTSVQLCIALAILYNAVGLAMIASLLVIIITVLCNAPLAKLQHKFQSKLMEAQDVRLKAMSESLIHMKILKLYAWETHFKKVIEGLREVEYKWLSAFQLRRGYNSLLFWSSPVLVSAVTFLACYLLKIPLDASNVFTFVATLRLVQNPIRQIPEVIGIVIQAKVAFTRIAKFLDAPELDEKVRKKYIVGSEYTIEINSCSFSWNESSSKPTLRNINFVVRTGMKVAICGEVGSGKSTLLAAALGEVPKIEGKIQVCGKIAYVSQNAWIQTGTVQDNILFGSSMDKQRYQETLLKCSLVKDLELLPYGDHTQIGERGVNLSGGQKQRVQLARALYQNADIYLLDDPFSAVDAHTATSLFNEYVMGALSDKTVLLVTHQVDFLPVFDCILLMSDGVIIQSAPYQELLAHCHEFQGLVNAHKDTIDISDHKNVLPQRAKEISTKEINDIHGSRYRKPVKPSPADQLIKREEREMGDTGVKPYMIYLSQKKGFLYAFLCVTSHMIFLAAQISQNSWMAANVQNPSVSTLKLISVYIFIGVCSVFFILSRTLSAIVLGLQTSRSLFSQLLNSLFRAPMSFFDSTPLGRVLSRVSSDLSIIDLDVPMVFMFTSSASLNAYSNLGVLAVVTWQVLFVSVPMIVLAITLQRYYLASAKELMRINGTTKSALANHIGESILGAVTIRAFEEEDRFFAKNLDLVDKNAGPFFYNFAATEWLIQRLETMSAVVLSFSAFVMALLPTGTFSPGFVGMALSYGLSLNVSFVNSIQRQCSLANQIISVERVNQYMDIQSEAAEVIEENRPAPEWPQIGRVELKDLKIRYRQDCPLVLHGISCTFEGGHKIGIVGRTGSGKTTLIGALFRLVEPAGGTIIIDSVDVTRIGLHDLRSRLGIIPQDPTLFQGTVRYNLDPLGQFSDQQIWEVLDECQLLEAVQEKEHGLDSLVVEDGSNWSMGQRQLFCLGRALLRRCRILVLDEATASIDNATDAILQKTIRTEFKDSTVITVAHRIPTVMDCTMLLTMGDGYITSAHTYKFNLSPGKVVEYGTPMKLMETEGSLFHELVKEYWSYASSGNI, encoded by the exons ATGGGTTCCCTCACAA GTTCTTGGATGATGAACTTGTGCGGGAGCCCAATTTGTTCTAGGCAAGCTGCAGTCTCGTGCGCATGGAAGGAAGCTTTTGACTCTTCCACTTGCTTGAACCATCTGCTGGTGGCTGGCATCGCCGCGCTGCTTGTCGTCATCCTTGCACTCCAGCTGCTCGTCAGAATTCCTAAGAGCAGAGCATCCACGGGGCAGCTCATCGCGCTCGGTTCACCGCTTCATTTGGCAGCTGTGGTGTTTGATGGATGCCTGGGGCTGGTTTATCTTTGCCTAGGACTGTGGATGCTGTGGAGTAGTAGCTTCAATCAAGGTACTTCTGTTTACCTGCCGCATTGGTGGCTGGTAAACTTGGCTCAAGGATTCAGTTTGATCCTTGTCAGTTTTGCTTTCAGCATCAGAGGACGGGTTCTTGGACCGGCATTTGTCCGGTTTTGGTCAGTTTTCCTGACCACTTATGCTGCATATATTTGTTGCTCCTCGGTTGTTTACATGCTCGTGGATAAGGCTGTCACCATGAAGGCTTGTTTGGATGTTCTGTTCCTACCAGCCGCACTACTATTCCTTGTCTATGGAATTTGGCACATAAAGGATGATGGTTATGAAAGAATTGAAAATACTTTATGTAAGCCCTTAAACACCGAGACTGTTGCGGAGGCAACTGATTTTGAGGGTCATGTAACCCCTTTTGCTGATGCTGGGTTTTTCAGTACAATTTCATTTTGGTGGCTGAATCCTCTGATGAAGATGGGTTATGAGAAGCCCCTTGAGGAGAAAGACCTACCACTTTTAGGCACCACAGATCAAGCATATAACCAGTACTTGATGTTCGTGGAGAAGCTGAATAGCAAGAAACAGTTGCATCCACATGGGACTCCTTCAATCTTTTGGACTATCATTTCTTGTCACAAAAGCGGGATAATCGTCTCAGGTTTCTTCGCATTGCTCAAGGTGCTCACGCTGTCTTCAGGTCCGGTGCTTTTGAAGGCGTTCATTAACGTTTCGCTTGGGAAAGGGACCTTTAAATATGAAGGCTATGTGCTGGCTGCAGCATTGTTCTTTTCTAAATGTTGTGAATCTTTGTCAGAGAGGCAGTGGTTTTTCCGCGCTCGGAGGTTAGGACTCCAAGTGAGGTCATTACTATCAGCTGCTATCTATAAGAAACAACAGAGGCTATCAAACTCAGCAAAAATGAAGCATTCTTCCGGAGAAATCATGAACTATATCACTGTTGATGCCTATCGGATTGGGGAATTTCCGTACTGGTTCCATCAATCATGGACAACAAGTGTCCAACTTTGCATTGCTTTGGCAATTCTATATAATGCGGTTGGTCTTGCTATGATTGCATCACTGCTTGTCATCATTATCACTGTACTTTGCAATGCTCCATTAGCCAAACTGCAACACAAATTTCAGAGTAAACTTATGGAAGCGCAAGATGTGAGACTAAAGGCCATGTCAGAGTCCTTAATTCATATGAagatcttaaaactatatgcatgggaAACTCATTTCAAGAAAGTCATTGAGGGGTTAAGGGAGGTTGAATACAAGTGGTTATCAGCATTCCAGCTTAGGAGAGGATACAACAGTCTCCTCTTCTGGTCATCACCTGTTTTGGTTTCAGCTGTGACCTTCCTTGCATGCTATCTTTTAAAAATTCCTCTTGATGCTAGCAACGTATTCACCTTTGTCGCAACTCTGCGCCTTGTTCAAAACCCGATTCGGCAGATACCAGAGGTAATCGGAATTGTGATACAAGCTAAAGTTGCTTTCACTAGGATAGCAAAGTTTCTTGATGCACCTGAGCTGGATGAAAAAGTGAGGAAGAAATACATTGTTGGGTCTGAGTATACGATAGAGATAAACTCCTGCAGTTTCTCATGGAATGAGAGCTCATCAAAACCAACACTAAGGAATATAAATTTCGTTGTCAGAACCGGAATGAAGGTTGCAATATGTGGTGAGGTAGGGTCAGGAAAGTCAACACTTTTGGCTGCAGCACTTGGAGAGGTTCCAAAAATTGAAGGCAAG ATCCAAGTTTGTggcaaaattgcatatgtttctCAGAATGCATGGATCCAAACAGGAACTGTCCAAGATAATATTCTCTTTGGATCTTCAATGGACAAGCAAAGATACCAAGAAACACTGCTGAAGTGCTCTTTGGTTAAGGACCTTGAACTGTTGCCATATGGAgaccatactcaaattggggaGAGAGGGGTAAATCTTAGCGGTGGTCAGAAGCAACGTGTTCAGCTTGCTCGTGCACTGTACCAAAATGCTGACATCTATCTCCTTGACGATCCTTTCAGTGCTGTCGATGCCCACACAGCAACAAGTCTCTTTAAT GAATATGTTATGGGAGCTCTATCAGACAAGACTGTTCTTCTGGTGACCCACCAAGTGGATTTCCTTCCTGTATTTGATTGCATCCTG TTAATGTCAGATGGGGTGATTATTCAATCTGCACCTTATCAAGAGCTATTGGCACATTGCCATGAATTTCAGGGCCTTGTAAATGCCCATAAAGATACTATTGATATTTCTGATCACAAGAATGTGCTGCCCCAAAGAGCAAAGGAAATATCAACCAAGGAGATAAATGATATTCATGGAAGCAGATATAGAAAACCTGTGAAGCCATCACCAGCAGATCAATTGATCAAACgagaggaaagagaaatgggAGATACAGGTGTCAAGCCTTATATGATCTACCTGTCCCAGAAAAAAGGCTTCTTATATGCCTTTCTTTGTGTTACTTCCCACATGATTTTCTTAGCTGCACAAATATCGCAGAATTCATGGATGGCTGCTAATGTCCAAAATCCCAGTGTTAGCACATTGAAGTTGATTTCTGTTTACATATTTATTGGAGTTTGCTCAGTGTTCTTCATACTTTCAAGAACTTTATCAGCCATTGTTCTTGGGCTGCAGACATCAAGATCCCTATTTTCCCAGTTACTAAACTCATTATTCCGTGCACCCATGTCATTTTTTGATTCTACTCCTCTTGGAAGGGTTCTTAGCCGG GTTTCTTCTGATCTGAGTATTATTGACCTTGATGTTCCAATGGTCTTCATGTTTACCAGTAGTGCCAGCTTAAATGCATATAGTAATCTAGGGGTATTAGCTGTTGTTACATGGCAAGTTCTGTTTGTTTCTGTGCCAATGATAGTTTTAGCAATCACATTGCAG AGGTACTATTTAGCCTCAGCTAAGGAATTGATGCGGATAAATGGCACTACAAAATCTGCTCTGGCTAATCACATAGGTGAATCGATTTTGGGGGCAGTGACTATAAGGGCCTTTGAAGAAGAAGATCGTTTCTTTGCTAAAAATTTGGACCTTGTTGACAAGAATGCCGGTCCCTTCTTTTATAATTTTGCAGCAACTGAATGGCTGATTCAACGCTTGGAGACAATGAGTGCTGTGGTCCTTTCATTTTCTGCctttgtcatggctcttcttcctACAGGAACTTTCAGCCCTG GTTTTGTAGGAATGGCATTGTCCTATGGTCTATCCCTAAATGTGTCGTTTGTTAACTCCATTCAAAGACAATGCAGCCTGGCAAATCAAATTATCTCTGTGGAAAGGGTGAATCAGTACATGGACATACAAAGTGAAGCAGCAGAAGTTATTGAAGAAAACCGGCCAGCTCCAGAGTGGCCCCAAATTGGCAGGGTGGAGCTTAAAGATTTAAAA ATTAGGTATAGGCAAGATTGTCCCCTTGTACTACATGGAATCTCTTGTACCTTTGAAGGTGGTCATAAGATTGGTATAGTTGGCCGGACAGGAAGTGGAAAGACAACTTTAATTGGTGCATTGTTTCGTCTTGTGGAGCCAGCTGGAGGGACAATTATTATAGACTCTGTAGATGTCACCAGAATAGGCTTACACGACCTGCGTTCACGTTTGGGTATCATTCCACAAGATCCGACACTCTTTCAGGGTACTGTAAGATATAATTTAGACCCTCTTGGGCAATTCTCAGATCAACAAATATGGGAG GTTCTTGACGAATGTCAGCTGCTTGAAGCCGTGCAGGAGAAGGAACATGGATTGGATTCACTGG